The nucleotide sequence TGGGTTCCTCTCCTACTCGAACTCATCAGGTCCACTTATCGATGGTGAAGGAAACATATTCATTTTTGGAGATGACGGGAAGGTTGTTGCCTTGAATTCTTCGCTGGCTAAAATGGGAGAGTATACTGTTGGACAAAGAATAACATCTACCCCGGCTATTATAAGAGGGAACGATGGTGTGACTTATCTTATAGTTCCATCTTCTCACCAAAGCCTAAACGCTGGTAAAATTACAATACTATCGTACAATTCAACAACGGGAAATTTTGAAAAAGTTTGGGATTACACTACAAATGCTTCAATTCCTATAAGTGGAGCGGTAAACGTCGCACCTACCGGTGCATTGACGAATGACTATTATTTTGCAGTTCCTGCAAACGATGGAGCAGTCTACGCTTGGAAATTCAACGGCTCAGGACCTTATGGTTCTTGGCCAGTGTATGGGCAGAACCCTTACCACACAGGATTCGTTGATCAAAGTGCAATGCTCTTCAAAACAAAGATCTATCTTGTTGCACTTGATGGTTATTACGGTCAAGAGCTTAGTAAAACTTTATTGGGGAGCACTACAAATTATGGTATCCTTTATGATGCAACGATATTGCTTAACGATGGAACAGAAGACGCGACTTACGTCAACTTACGAACGAATTCTACAAATTCAGGTATCGTCTTAGAAGCAACACCAACATCACAAGCCAGGGTTACGTTTGCAACACCGACAGAAGCTCAGTTGCTTCTTGGAAGGTACGTAACTCCAAAAGGCGGCAGCTATCCAACAAGGGATGCCACATTCACGTTCAAGTATTGGAAAGTCATGCCACCGGATAATTATGAAGGTGCTGATGATGATAATCCAGCTACGTTGACATTCAAATTCAGCAATAGAACTGTGAAGTTATACACAAATGCCACATATACTTTCTACATATATCATAAGTACGCAACTGACGAAGCCACAGAAGAAAATGACGTGTTCTTTGACTATGAACAATACATAAACAATCCTTCTTCGGCTCAAACAACGATTAATGCTTCGCCAAATCAAGGTGGAGAAACGTGGTTCGCATACAAGTGGAAGATTTATCAGTGGAATCCAACTGCAAGTAGTAAATACAATTACACTGAAATAATTAATCAAGATAGAGATAGTGTAACGCTATATAGGAGTGGGCCTGCATACATCGAGATTTACTACGCTCAACTTAACGCTACTTTAACTTTGGTCGTCCCAGAATTTGCATACGGAAAGACAATGGCTTATATGTTCTTAGATGTTGCACCAAATTCGCTCGCTCAATTAATGAATATTAAGACAAAGAATGGTGTAACAATCGACAGAGTTGTTTCTGAAGAGTATGACGATTCTGTGTTGAAAATTGCTAACTTGTCCAAAACTTCGTCTACGGAAGTGAAAATCGCCATGAGGAGCTTTGAAAATCCTCCAGCTGTTGTGACAAGAGTTGCAACCATTGCTTTGTATTTAATGTTCCCAGAACAAGCAATGTTCCAGGGAACTGATCCTGAACAGTATGAAGAGTATTTTGACCTGTATGGTTATGCGCAAGTTTCTGGTCAACAAGTCGATCCTCAGTATTTGAGAGCTAAGATCGTTTACAGTGCAAATAAGTATCTGTATTTGGTGGGTGATTTCGATAATAATTATGCTGTTGATATTAATGACTGGGACATGTTTGCAACTGTCTTAGGATCGGAAGTAAGCGGTGAGAATATTAAGTACAATATTGGGCCACGCGAAGGTTTCAATTCGCCATATCCACTTACAAGCTACTCAGCTGGATACCTTACAGATGAAACAAACCTTGTAGATACCGATGACTTGTGGTACTTTGTTAGTATGTTCGGCACAGTTGTTCCAGAATCCGATAGGATCCAGTAATGGAGGTGATTGATATGAGAAAATTCTACCTTCTTTCCTTTATATTAGTTATTGTTCTTATAGTTTCA is from Fervidobacterium gondwanense DSM 13020 and encodes:
- a CDS encoding PQQ-like beta-propeller repeat protein, producing the protein MKTYYSRKSSHIILSFFVLLLIASSAFAGLTLQGLWNGGTYSRQVPNKFGPAVITKSQGNIIFLSKDGAAYELTIQGGLINYGQVSGAFNVVAPPTYIELGSDKYLVYVSAQAANNKIIVHELATGGNIEEEDLDGAAYGVVAYVNSSGEIEIITADMTGKIYKFVFDGSSISLVNSAYIALPIKAPPILNFDKSYFYIMTQSGKLYEAQNIVDGSFTLSSAPLENYGGSGKEFTVPMAMDESGYLYALRSDGTLFKIDPSTGEEEHASGFLSYSNSSGPLIDGEGNIFIFGDDGKVVALNSSLAKMGEYTVGQRITSTPAIIRGNDGVTYLIVPSSHQSLNAGKITILSYNSTTGNFEKVWDYTTNASIPISGAVNVAPTGALTNDYYFAVPANDGAVYAWKFNGSGPYGSWPVYGQNPYHTGFVDQSAMLFKTKIYLVALDGYYGQELSKTLLGSTTNYGILYDATILLNDGTEDATYVNLRTNSTNSGIVLEATPTSQARVTFATPTEAQLLLGRYVTPKGGSYPTRDATFTFKYWKVMPPDNYEGADDDNPATLTFKFSNRTVKLYTNATYTFYIYHKYATDEATEENDVFFDYEQYINNPSSAQTTINASPNQGGETWFAYKWKIYQWNPTASSKYNYTEIINQDRDSVTLYRSGPAYIEIYYAQLNATLTLVVPEFAYGKTMAYMFLDVAPNSLAQLMNIKTKNGVTIDRVVSEEYDDSVLKIANLSKTSSTEVKIAMRSFENPPAVVTRVATIALYLMFPEQAMFQGTDPEQYEEYFDLYGYAQVSGQQVDPQYLRAKIVYSANKYLYLVGDFDNNYAVDINDWDMFATVLGSEVSGENIKYNIGPREGFNSPYPLTSYSAGYLTDETNLVDTDDLWYFVSMFGTVVPESDRIQ